One window of Neosynechococcus sphagnicola sy1 genomic DNA carries:
- a CDS encoding carbohydrate ABC transporter permease yields MLSQKQKWWQVILMYGLLTAIALGMLVPLLWLLSTAFKSAAEDIFQFPPQFLPAHPTVENFIKVWQSNPFGRYLFNSTVVAILTVGMNLCLSSLAAYPLARLDFRGREIIFAAIVSTIMIPFQIVMIPLYILTVQLHLKNTYLGLIFPAIASAFGIFLLRQAFQGVPKELEEAARMDGCTELGIWWYVMLPSIRPALVTLAIFVFIGSWSDFLWPLIVLDRPELYTLPLGVATLAGTFSLDWRLIAAGSVISIAPIILFFLVMQRYIVPTEAASGVKG; encoded by the coding sequence ATGTTGAGTCAAAAGCAAAAATGGTGGCAAGTGATCTTGATGTACGGGTTGCTGACAGCGATCGCCCTAGGGATGCTGGTTCCCCTGCTCTGGCTCCTGAGTACGGCCTTCAAATCCGCCGCTGAAGATATTTTTCAATTTCCCCCACAATTTCTGCCAGCCCACCCCACTGTTGAGAATTTTATCAAAGTCTGGCAAAGTAATCCCTTTGGTCGCTATCTGTTCAACAGCACTGTGGTTGCAATCTTAACCGTAGGCATGAACCTATGCTTGTCGTCCTTAGCGGCTTACCCGTTGGCTCGACTGGATTTTCGGGGACGAGAGATCATTTTTGCTGCGATCGTCTCCACGATCATGATTCCGTTTCAAATTGTAATGATCCCGTTGTATATCTTGACCGTGCAACTGCACCTGAAAAATACCTATTTGGGGCTGATTTTTCCGGCGATCGCCTCAGCATTCGGGATTTTCCTCCTCCGACAGGCCTTTCAAGGGGTTCCGAAGGAACTTGAGGAAGCAGCGCGGATGGATGGGTGCACGGAGTTGGGCATTTGGTGGTACGTGATGCTGCCCTCGATTCGACCGGCCTTGGTCACCCTGGCTATTTTTGTGTTTATCGGCTCCTGGAGCGACTTTCTCTGGCCGTTAATTGTCCTGGATCGTCCAGAACTTTATACCCTGCCCCTGGGAGTCGCGACCTTAGCGGGAACCTTTTCCCTGGACTGGCGACTCATTGCGGCGGGTTCTGTGATTTCGATCGCGCCAATTATTCTCTTTTTCTTGGTCATGCAGCGCTATATTGTGCCCACAGAAGCAGCAAGTGGCGTTAAAGGCTGA
- a CDS encoding pentapeptide repeat-containing protein, translating into MSEKAHLIFLKQGVTAWNQWRFNQPHLRPDLSSAFLKLADLRGANLKKVNLSMADLSEADLNVTDLTGANLTKANLTKAKLYHSTLRLVILREANLSQAILIQGNLANGDLTQANLTLTNLSKANLSMANLSGANLRGANLSGANLCQCNLESANLREADLTRADLTRADLSGADLTDASLSKADLTKANLQGTRMPDGRLHG; encoded by the coding sequence GTGAGCGAAAAAGCGCATCTGATTTTTCTCAAACAGGGAGTAACTGCCTGGAACCAATGGCGGTTCAATCAACCCCACCTCCGTCCTGACTTGAGTTCAGCCTTTCTGAAACTGGCGGATCTGCGCGGGGCGAATCTCAAGAAAGTCAATCTCAGCATGGCCGATCTGAGCGAAGCCGATCTCAATGTCACCGATCTCACGGGGGCGAATCTCACTAAAGCCAATCTCACCAAAGCCAAGCTCTACCATTCCACCCTCCGCCTGGTAATTTTGCGCGAAGCCAACCTGTCCCAGGCAATCCTGATTCAGGGCAATCTTGCCAATGGGGATCTGACCCAAGCCAATTTGACCCTGACCAATTTGTCCAAGGCTAACTTGAGTATGGCCAATTTAAGTGGAGCCAATCTCAGGGGAGCGAATTTGAGTGGAGCCAATCTCTGCCAATGCAATTTAGAGTCTGCCAACTTGCGTGAGGCCGATCTGACACGGGCGGATTTAACCCGCGCTGACCTGAGTGGAGCCGATCTCACGGATGCGAGTTTATCCAAAGCTGACTTAACAAAGGCCAATCTCCAGGGGACTCGGATGCCCGATGGCAGGCTCCACGGCTAA
- the sppA gene encoding signal peptide peptidase SppA, giving the protein MQKQIARIEITGAIAGPTRKRVLEALKTIEDRRFPALLLRIDSPGGTVGDSHEIYSALKRLRDKIKIIASFGNISASGGVYIGMGAEHIMANPGTITGSIGVILRGNNLERLLEKVGVSFKVIKSGPYKDILAFDRELTDPEKDILQELIDTTYQQFVQTVAEGRNLAIETVRSFADGRIFTGQQALELGIVDRLGTEADARRWAAELVGLDPEKTRCHTFEERKPLLSRLLSGGQQSLLCRQGLPGLAAGADWLEFEMSTAGLPLWLYRP; this is encoded by the coding sequence ATTCAAAAACAAATCGCTCGGATTGAAATTACTGGCGCGATCGCTGGGCCAACCCGCAAGCGTGTTTTAGAAGCATTGAAAACCATTGAAGATAGGCGTTTCCCGGCTCTTTTGCTGCGCATCGACAGCCCAGGGGGAACCGTGGGCGACTCCCACGAAATTTACAGTGCCTTGAAGCGTTTGCGCGACAAAATCAAGATTATTGCCAGCTTTGGAAATATCTCTGCCTCCGGTGGGGTTTACATTGGCATGGGAGCCGAACACATCATGGCCAATCCCGGCACGATTACGGGCAGCATTGGGGTGATTCTGCGAGGGAATAACCTGGAGCGGCTGCTGGAGAAGGTTGGGGTCTCGTTTAAGGTGATCAAATCAGGCCCTTACAAGGATATTCTGGCCTTTGACCGTGAACTCACGGATCCGGAGAAAGATATCCTTCAGGAACTCATTGATACCACCTATCAACAATTTGTGCAGACCGTTGCGGAAGGCCGCAATTTGGCGATTGAAACCGTCAGAAGTTTTGCCGATGGCCGCATTTTCACGGGTCAACAAGCCCTGGAACTTGGGATAGTTGACCGTCTGGGAACGGAAGCTGATGCCCGTCGCTGGGCAGCAGAACTGGTGGGCTTAGACCCTGAAAAGACCCGTTGTCATACCTTTGAAGAGCGCAAACCCCTGTTGAGTCGCCTGCTCTCGGGGGGGCAACAATCCCTGCTCTGCCGTCAGGGACTACCGGGTCTGGCGGCGGGAGCAGATTGGTTAGAGTTTGAAATGTCCACTGCTGGCCTGCCGCTGTGGCTCTATCGACCTTAG
- the aroH gene encoding chorismate mutase, whose product MQWRVRAIRGATTAGENSVEAIRAAVHELLDELEAHNQLDPDEIVSATFTTTRDLDAIFPAQVARERPHWSNVPLLDVQQMHVEGSLERCIRFLIHFNTPNPNLEIHHPYLQQAKNLRPDWTLASATLTSTSTVQSHLS is encoded by the coding sequence GTGCAGTGGAGAGTGCGGGCAATTCGTGGGGCAACAACTGCCGGAGAAAATTCAGTTGAGGCCATTCGAGCAGCAGTTCATGAATTACTGGATGAATTGGAAGCTCACAATCAACTTGATCCCGATGAAATTGTCAGTGCGACGTTTACAACCACTCGCGATTTAGATGCCATCTTCCCAGCCCAGGTTGCCCGCGAACGCCCTCACTGGAGCAACGTTCCGCTGTTGGATGTACAACAGATGCATGTCGAAGGTAGTCTCGAACGATGCATCCGCTTTCTCATCCACTTTAATACCCCCAATCCCAATCTGGAGATTCATCACCCCTATCTCCAGCAGGCCAAAAACCTGCGACCCGACTGGACCTTGGCATCGGCAACCTTAACCTCGACCTCTACCGTGCAGTCTCACCTTTCTTGA
- the rcbX gene encoding RuBisCO chaperone RbcX: MDLKQIAKDTTKTLISYLTYQALRVVIAQLDETEPKRAYWLRQFSYRVSIQDGENYLQALFQEEQRLAFRILTVREHIAEEIADYLPEMVRTGIQQANLQQRTQQLERMTQVTSEVLEASPRPDIPMLPEAQPDAETEGA; this comes from the coding sequence ATGGATCTCAAGCAGATTGCGAAGGACACGACCAAAACGCTGATCAGCTATCTGACCTATCAGGCGCTGCGGGTTGTGATTGCACAGTTGGATGAAACCGAGCCGAAACGAGCGTACTGGTTACGCCAGTTCTCCTATCGGGTGAGCATTCAAGATGGTGAGAACTATCTGCAAGCCCTCTTCCAAGAAGAGCAGCGATTAGCATTCCGCATCCTAACGGTGCGAGAGCATATCGCTGAGGAAATTGCCGATTATCTACCAGAAATGGTTCGCACGGGTATCCAACAGGCCAATTTACAACAGCGCACCCAGCAGTTGGAACGGATGACCCAAGTGACTTCTGAGGTTCTAGAGGCCAGTCCTCGTCCTGATATTCCCATGCTTCCGGAGGCCCAGCCTGACGCAGAGACGGAAGGCGCTTAA
- a CDS encoding ATP-binding cassette domain-containing protein — protein MHAEILNFPQQYDTPVGERGITLSGGQRQRTSLARALIMDSPILILDDSLSSVDNQTALRILEYLASGTQRKTVIFISHQLSAAATADRILVMDQGQIVQSGTHGELIEQPGLYQTLWNQHQLEALLS, from the coding sequence ATGCACGCTGAAATTCTCAATTTTCCCCAACAGTACGACACTCCCGTGGGGGAGCGCGGTATTACTCTATCAGGGGGCCAACGACAACGCACCAGTCTCGCCCGGGCTTTGATTATGGATAGCCCAATTTTGATTTTGGACGATTCCCTCTCCAGTGTGGACAACCAAACCGCCCTCAGAATTCTGGAGTATTTAGCGTCGGGCACCCAGCGGAAAACGGTGATCTTTATCTCCCATCAACTCTCTGCCGCTGCGACAGCGGATCGTATTCTAGTGATGGATCAGGGACAGATTGTTCAATCAGGCACCCATGGGGAGCTAATTGAACAGCCGGGACTGTACCAAACTCTCTGGAATCAGCACCAGCTAGAAGCCCTCCTCTCTTGA
- a CDS encoding form I ribulose bisphosphate carboxylase large subunit, whose protein sequence is MSYAKTKTQAKAGYSAGVKDYKLTYYTPDYTPKDTDILAAFRVTPQPGVPPEEAGAAVAAESSTGTWTTVWTDLLTDLDRYKGRCYDIEPVPGEDNQFIAFIAYPLDLFEEGSVTNMLTSIVGNVFGFKALKALRLEDLRIPVAYLKTFQGPPHGIQVERDKINKYGRPLLGCTIKPKLGLSAKNYGRAVYECLRGGLDFTKDDENINSQPFQRWRDRFLFVADAIHKAQAETGEIKGHYLNCTAATCEEMLKRAEFAKELEMPIIMHDFLTAGFTANTTLSKWCRDNGLLLHIHRAMHAVIDRQKNHGMHFRVLAKCLRMSGGDHIHTGTVVGKLEGDKAVTLGFVDLLRENYIEQDRSKGIYFTQDWASMPGVMAVASGGIHVWHMPALVEIFGDDSVLQFGGGTLGHPWGNAPGATANRVALEACVQARNEGRDLMREGGDIIREACRWSPELATACELWKEIKFEFEAQDTI, encoded by the coding sequence ATGTCTTACGCGAAAACAAAAACCCAGGCCAAAGCTGGGTATTCAGCCGGAGTTAAGGATTACAAACTAACGTACTACACTCCGGATTACACCCCCAAAGATACAGATATTCTGGCGGCATTTCGTGTGACTCCTCAGCCCGGTGTCCCACCGGAAGAAGCGGGAGCCGCTGTCGCAGCCGAATCTTCCACCGGCACCTGGACAACCGTGTGGACTGACCTGTTGACTGACCTCGATCGCTACAAAGGTCGTTGCTACGATATCGAACCCGTTCCTGGTGAAGACAACCAATTTATCGCCTTCATCGCCTATCCCCTGGATCTATTTGAAGAAGGTTCTGTGACCAACATGTTGACCTCCATTGTGGGGAACGTGTTTGGGTTCAAAGCCCTGAAAGCCCTGCGTTTGGAAGATCTACGGATTCCCGTTGCCTACTTGAAGACCTTCCAAGGCCCACCCCACGGGATTCAAGTCGAGCGTGACAAAATTAACAAGTACGGTCGTCCCCTCCTGGGTTGCACCATCAAGCCCAAGCTGGGTCTATCGGCGAAGAACTACGGTCGTGCGGTGTATGAGTGTCTCCGTGGTGGTCTCGACTTCACCAAAGACGATGAAAACATCAACTCCCAACCGTTCCAACGCTGGCGCGATCGCTTCTTGTTTGTTGCCGATGCCATTCATAAAGCCCAGGCTGAAACGGGTGAAATCAAGGGACATTACCTCAACTGTACGGCTGCAACCTGCGAAGAAATGTTGAAGCGGGCTGAGTTCGCCAAAGAACTGGAAATGCCCATTATCATGCATGACTTCTTGACGGCTGGCTTTACCGCCAACACCACCCTTTCTAAGTGGTGTCGTGACAATGGTTTGCTGCTGCACATTCACCGCGCCATGCACGCTGTGATTGACCGTCAGAAGAACCATGGGATGCACTTCCGCGTCCTCGCCAAGTGCCTGCGGATGTCCGGTGGTGACCATATCCACACCGGAACAGTGGTCGGAAAACTGGAAGGTGACAAAGCCGTCACCCTGGGTTTCGTCGATCTGCTGCGGGAAAACTACATTGAGCAAGACCGCTCCAAGGGCATCTACTTCACCCAGGATTGGGCATCGATGCCGGGGGTGATGGCCGTTGCGTCCGGTGGTATCCACGTATGGCACATGCCAGCGCTGGTTGAAATCTTCGGGGATGACTCAGTGCTGCAATTTGGGGGTGGTACCCTGGGTCACCCCTGGGGGAATGCACCGGGTGCCACCGCTAATCGTGTGGCTTTGGAAGCCTGCGTCCAAGCTCGTAACGAAGGTCGTGACCTGATGCGGGAAGGCGGCGACATCATTCGTGAAGCCTGCCGCTGGAGTCCTGAATTGGCAACGGCCTGCGAACTGTGGAAGGAAATCAAGTTCGAGTTTGAGGCACAGGACACCATCTAA
- a CDS encoding creatininase family protein codes for MLLHLSTWPEVETYLQRSQGMIIPIGSTEQHGPTGLIGTDAICAEAIAQGVGASTQAMVGPTIPVGMALHHTAFPGSISLRPSTLMLVVRDTLTCLVRTGFTRFFFINGHGGNIATLRAAFSETYAHVSDLNLPQGELVRCQLGNWFTGSAVMKLARDLYGDQEGSHATPSEVAVTQYLYPEARKQAALSPDVSPDHSIYGAMDFRRRYPDGRMGSNPNLATPEHGQQFYEASVKELSQSYLKFMNEL; via the coding sequence ATGCTATTGCATTTAAGTACCTGGCCGGAAGTAGAAACCTATTTGCAGCGATCTCAGGGCATGATCATCCCCATTGGGTCTACCGAGCAGCATGGGCCGACGGGCTTAATTGGTACCGATGCCATCTGTGCTGAGGCGATCGCCCAGGGGGTAGGAGCTTCTACCCAAGCCATGGTTGGCCCCACGATCCCTGTCGGCATGGCCCTCCACCACACCGCTTTCCCAGGCAGTATCAGCCTCCGACCCAGTACCCTGATGTTGGTGGTTCGAGACACCCTCACCTGTTTGGTGCGTACTGGGTTTACCCGCTTCTTTTTTATTAATGGCCATGGGGGGAACATTGCAACCCTGCGAGCTGCTTTTTCAGAAACCTACGCCCATGTATCTGACCTCAACTTACCCCAGGGAGAACTCGTTCGGTGCCAATTGGGGAATTGGTTTACAGGCAGTGCGGTGATGAAGTTGGCCCGCGACCTCTACGGGGATCAGGAAGGATCCCATGCCACCCCCAGCGAAGTTGCCGTCACCCAATATTTGTACCCGGAGGCTCGAAAGCAAGCTGCACTCTCACCGGATGTGAGTCCAGACCATAGCATCTACGGAGCAATGGATTTTCGCCGCCGTTACCCGGATGGCCGCATGGGTTCTAACCCAAATCTGGCAACCCCCGAGCATGGGCAACAGTTCTATGAAGCCTCGGTCAAAGAACTCAGCCAAAGCTACCTGAAATTTATGAATGAACTCTGA
- a CDS encoding histone deacetylase: protein MLVILYSDEFLQHQTGYGHPEKPQRLTAVKQALEAMPQADQLMWRSPTPVQQRPLLVDLQRVHSLDYIQQVQHLAQQGGGYLDGDTPVSAQSYEVALLAVSAWLDGVDTVLNRGEPAFILARPPGHHALGDRGMGFCIFSNAAIAAHYALEQPGIQRVAILDWDVHHGNGTQAIVETHPQIAYCSLHQSPCYPGTGHATETGAYGNVLNLPMAPGSTFAHYQPAFEQQVMPVFTAISARSPDCECWVRCPYR, encoded by the coding sequence ATGTTAGTGATTCTCTATTCCGACGAATTTTTGCAACACCAGACGGGCTATGGGCACCCGGAAAAACCACAGCGACTCACCGCCGTTAAGCAGGCTCTGGAAGCGATGCCCCAGGCGGATCAATTAATGTGGCGATCGCCGACTCCGGTTCAGCAACGACCCCTGCTGGTAGATCTGCAACGGGTACACTCCCTGGACTATATTCAGCAGGTACAGCACTTGGCACAGCAGGGAGGGGGGTATCTGGATGGGGATACCCCGGTGTCGGCCCAAAGTTATGAGGTTGCCTTGCTGGCCGTCAGCGCCTGGTTAGATGGGGTGGATACAGTCCTCAACCGGGGTGAACCTGCCTTTATCCTTGCTCGTCCCCCCGGACACCATGCCCTCGGCGATCGCGGCATGGGGTTTTGTATTTTTTCCAATGCGGCGATCGCGGCTCACTATGCCCTGGAACAACCCGGCATCCAGCGCGTTGCCATTCTTGACTGGGATGTTCACCACGGCAATGGTACTCAGGCGATCGTCGAAACTCATCCCCAAATTGCCTATTGCTCTTTGCATCAGTCTCCCTGCTACCCTGGCACCGGGCATGCAACTGAAACGGGTGCCTATGGGAATGTCCTGAATCTACCCATGGCTCCAGGAAGCACCTTCGCCCACTATCAGCCAGCCTTTGAGCAGCAAGTGATGCCCGTTTTTACAGCGATTTCAGCCCGATCTCCTGATTGTGAGTGCTGGGTACGATGCCCATACCGATGA
- a CDS encoding EF-hand domain-containing protein: MRRVALVLCRTTTIKSRINRVVIKYFFGTEYLRLVSSFLFLFSTLGIFKESLYSSSILVAGFLIFPAVLGPLGNLSLVGFLLCYIGLYNLIMQPTQEEKISLVRESTRQTLINEPARELWLSNNFNITAGASDREIARSVFVQLDTDGNGWLDKEETKEILKKWQVPNSFVEAFISQKGTNEGFSFELFYEHVWQIPSVKQRLTAAQSQNEYLSKDPKTIGDEERAKIVFSQLDIYRNGFLDFFEIQTLLLEWGLPEEEVQQYLRMYDLNGDRKFSFEEFFQYMRPIWSFAFSKILYRS, encoded by the coding sequence TTGCGTCGGGTTGCACTTGTATTGTGCCGTACAACTACTATTAAATCCAGAATCAACCGTGTGGTTATTAAATACTTTTTTGGTACTGAATATTTACGTCTGGTGTCGAGTTTTTTATTTTTATTTTCAACCCTTGGTATCTTCAAAGAATCCCTTTATTCTAGTTCCATATTGGTTGCTGGCTTCTTGATATTTCCAGCGGTTTTAGGGCCCTTGGGAAATCTATCTTTAGTTGGGTTTTTACTATGCTATATCGGCTTGTACAACCTCATAATGCAGCCTACCCAAGAAGAAAAAATTAGTCTCGTTCGTGAAAGTACTAGACAAACGTTAATTAACGAGCCTGCTAGAGAATTGTGGCTCAGTAATAATTTCAATATTACTGCTGGGGCCAGCGATCGCGAGATAGCCAGATCCGTTTTTGTCCAGTTAGATACAGATGGCAATGGTTGGCTAGACAAGGAAGAAACCAAAGAGATTTTGAAAAAATGGCAAGTCCCCAATAGTTTCGTGGAAGCCTTTATTAGTCAAAAGGGCACAAATGAAGGTTTTAGTTTTGAATTATTTTATGAACATGTCTGGCAAATCCCTAGCGTCAAGCAGCGGCTAACAGCGGCTCAAAGTCAAAATGAATATTTATCCAAAGATCCTAAAACCATTGGCGACGAAGAAAGGGCCAAAATTGTATTCAGTCAATTGGATATTTACCGCAATGGCTTTTTAGATTTCTTTGAAATCCAGACCTTGCTCCTGGAGTGGGGCTTACCAGAGGAGGAAGTACAACAGTATCTCAGAATGTATGATTTGAATGGCGATAGAAAATTTTCCTTCGAGGAATTCTTTCAATATATGCGACCCATCTGGTCTTTTGCTTTCTCAAAGATACTTTATCGCTCCTGA
- a CDS encoding MMPL family transporter, which translates to MKNSTPDLQQPIRSSPLTQLGRWVYGHRIWVIVLWGLLMIASLGVTPLLENALKETGAVYQGGSAYQAEQLLQQELKVIPDPLILVFQRQKNLPAGIDSREVDRLLKQIRSLSSVSSVVSPTDHPEYRSADGQTAYSLIQLRGRDREKDGAIAAIAQILNQQTPQDLKTFLTGKPAIDREVQRISKADLSRVELFVLPLALGLLLVIFGSVVAATMPVAMGMMTVSVTFGILYLVTLQMNVSIFALNLTTMLGLGLGIDYSLLIVSRFREELPSGTVEQAITRTLATAGRSVFFSGLTVCIGLVCLMLFPILLLQSLGIAGSIVVLLSVTAALTLLPALLGLVGHRINPRGSSAPTGARGKIFWAAIARTVTRHSFAAFLSILILVGGLTAPFFMARFGLPNADILPKALPARQGIEVVQQAFGVGETAPIFLAIQTPTPGDQILSERHLQTLFNFVHQLEVDQRVASVNSLVNLSPQLSLKDYQQLYRHPQQIPQPQLTQAVHQFSSVATTLVIVKSRSDSHDAASRKLVQDLKSQPLAGLTVQVSGQIASDLDTIEVIEQRFPLVLAAMLLATFMTLGLLLRSIILPLKAIVMNLLSIGASFGSLVFIFQQGHFQTWLNFTPVGYIDILLAVVLFCVLFGLSMDYEVFLLSRIQEAYDRTGNNSESIIEGLEHTGGIITSAALLMIVVTGAFAFTSIILVKALGLGSAIAIAIDATLIRAILVPATMHLMGRWNWWLPRF; encoded by the coding sequence TTGAAAAACTCTACTCCGGACTTACAGCAGCCGATACGCTCCTCCCCATTGACCCAGTTAGGGCGTTGGGTTTACGGCCACCGTATCTGGGTCATTGTCCTTTGGGGGCTGTTGATGATCGCCAGCCTCGGGGTCACCCCGCTGTTAGAAAATGCCTTGAAAGAGACAGGGGCGGTTTACCAAGGGGGATCGGCTTATCAGGCTGAGCAACTTTTGCAGCAAGAACTCAAGGTGATTCCCGATCCGTTAATTCTGGTGTTTCAGCGGCAAAAAAACCTGCCGGCAGGCATTGATTCGCGAGAGGTTGACCGACTCCTGAAGCAAATTCGTAGCTTATCATCGGTGAGTTCCGTCGTCAGTCCCACCGACCATCCAGAATATCGCAGCGCTGATGGACAAACGGCGTACAGTCTGATTCAACTCCGGGGACGTGATCGGGAAAAAGATGGGGCGATCGCAGCGATCGCCCAAATCTTGAACCAACAGACGCCTCAAGATTTAAAGACGTTTCTCACGGGGAAGCCTGCCATCGATCGCGAAGTCCAACGCATTAGCAAAGCGGATCTGAGTCGGGTGGAATTATTTGTCCTGCCGCTGGCGCTGGGCTTACTCTTGGTGATCTTTGGCTCCGTTGTGGCTGCGACCATGCCCGTTGCCATGGGAATGATGACGGTTTCCGTCACCTTTGGGATTTTGTACCTGGTGACGCTCCAGATGAACGTCTCGATCTTTGCCCTCAATCTCACCACGATGTTGGGGTTGGGGTTAGGGATTGACTACTCCTTGCTGATAGTCAGTCGGTTTCGAGAAGAATTGCCATCCGGGACGGTGGAGCAGGCGATCACTCGAACCTTAGCAACCGCAGGGCGATCGGTTTTCTTCTCAGGGCTGACGGTTTGCATTGGCTTGGTTTGTCTGATGCTTTTCCCCATCTTGTTACTGCAATCCTTGGGAATTGCTGGATCAATTGTGGTACTGCTGTCCGTCACTGCAGCTTTGACACTCTTGCCGGCGTTACTGGGATTGGTGGGGCATCGGATTAATCCCAGGGGATCCAGCGCGCCGACTGGGGCGAGGGGAAAAATTTTTTGGGCGGCGATCGCCCGCACGGTGACTCGCCACAGCTTCGCCGCCTTTCTGAGCATCCTCATCCTGGTGGGTGGCCTCACCGCCCCCTTCTTCATGGCTCGATTTGGGCTGCCGAATGCCGATATTCTCCCCAAAGCCTTACCTGCGCGCCAAGGGATTGAAGTGGTGCAACAAGCGTTTGGGGTGGGAGAAACCGCCCCAATTTTTCTAGCAATTCAGACCCCCACTCCCGGCGATCAGATTCTTTCCGAACGGCACCTTCAAACCCTGTTCAATTTTGTTCATCAATTGGAGGTAGATCAACGGGTTGCTAGCGTCAACAGTCTGGTGAATCTGAGTCCCCAGTTAAGCCTCAAAGACTATCAGCAACTGTATCGACACCCCCAACAAATTCCCCAGCCGCAGCTTACCCAGGCCGTTCACCAATTCAGCAGTGTTGCCACCACCCTAGTGATTGTCAAAAGCCGCAGCGACAGTCATGATGCCGCATCCCGAAAGCTAGTGCAAGATCTGAAATCGCAGCCGTTAGCGGGGCTGACGGTTCAGGTCTCCGGCCAGATCGCCAGTGACCTCGATACCATTGAAGTTATTGAGCAACGCTTTCCCCTAGTGTTGGCAGCGATGCTGCTGGCTACCTTCATGACCTTGGGGCTGCTGTTGCGTTCAATTATTTTACCCTTGAAGGCGATTGTGATGAACCTATTGTCCATCGGTGCCTCCTTTGGTTCCCTGGTGTTTATTTTTCAGCAAGGTCACTTTCAGACCTGGTTGAATTTCACCCCCGTGGGATACATCGATATTTTGTTAGCTGTGGTGCTGTTTTGTGTGCTTTTTGGGTTGAGTATGGACTATGAAGTCTTCCTTCTCAGCCGCATCCAGGAGGCATATGATCGCACTGGTAATAATTCTGAAAGTATTATCGAAGGATTAGAGCATACGGGCGGGATTATTACCAGCGCTGCGCTGTTAATGATAGTGGTCACGGGAGCATTTGCCTTTACTAGTATTATTTTGGTGAAAGCCTTGGGATTGGGAAGTGCGATCGCCATTGCCATCGATGCAACGTTAATTCGAGCCATTCTCGTGCCTGCTACAATGCACCTCATGGGTCGATGGAATTGGTGGCTACCGCGATTTTGA
- a CDS encoding ribulose bisphosphate carboxylase small subunit, translated as MKTLPKERRYETFSYLPPLSDAQIARQIQYTIENGFIPCVEFNEDSAAETYYWTMWKLPLFNCTTPQEVLAEVQQCRSEYGNCYIRVVAFDNVKQCQVMSFIVHKPGTSGGGYRY; from the coding sequence ATGAAAACTCTACCCAAAGAGCGTCGTTACGAAACTTTCTCCTACCTGCCTCCCCTCAGCGATGCTCAGATCGCCCGCCAGATTCAATACACGATTGAAAATGGCTTCATTCCTTGCGTGGAGTTCAACGAAGACTCTGCCGCAGAAACTTACTACTGGACGATGTGGAAGCTGCCCCTGTTCAACTGCACCACTCCCCAAGAGGTTTTGGCCGAAGTGCAACAGTGTCGCTCAGAGTACGGTAACTGCTACATACGTGTGGTTGCCTTTGATAACGTCAAGCAATGCCAGGTAATGAGCTTTATTGTGCATAAGCCCGGTACCAGCGGCGGCGGTTACCGCTACTAA
- a CDS encoding cofactor assembly of complex C subunit B, with the protein MNSPVLTSTFFLTLLLVIGLVFFIRASVKDRIQAVKLVAEQSESSLLEQLQDYLTQRAYRIAAVDATQNQVTYVGMVRPSWFLAIFLSLLAAVGLLCLTLVLAMLVPDWAAVLLGLPLLSPMAGVFYWRNAGRPEQVCLRVEPRLGTASPHCWITVIAHRDELAALQQALLLKVCEE; encoded by the coding sequence ATGAATTCTCCCGTTTTGACCTCCACCTTTTTTCTCACCCTGCTGCTGGTCATCGGTCTGGTTTTCTTTATTCGAGCCTCGGTGAAAGACCGTATCCAAGCCGTTAAACTAGTGGCTGAGCAGTCTGAGTCCTCTCTGTTGGAGCAACTCCAAGACTACCTTACCCAACGCGCCTACCGCATTGCCGCAGTGGATGCGACCCAGAACCAAGTCACCTATGTCGGCATGGTTCGCCCCAGTTGGTTTCTGGCTATCTTTCTCTCACTCCTAGCAGCGGTCGGGTTGCTGTGTCTGACGCTGGTGCTCGCGATGTTAGTTCCGGACTGGGCAGCGGTGTTGTTAGGACTCCCCCTGTTATCTCCCATGGCGGGGGTGTTTTACTGGCGAAACGCAGGTCGCCCGGAGCAAGTGTGTCTAAGGGTTGAACCTCGGCTAGGGACTGCCTCCCCTCATTGCTGGATTACGGTGATTGCCCACCGGGATGAGTTGGCAGCCCTGCAGCAAGCCCTATTGCTCAAAGTTTGTGAGGAGTAA